The Hymenobacter sp. GOD-10R genome includes a window with the following:
- a CDS encoding sialate O-acetylesterase produces the protein MTLKPFLLSLTIAFPVALQAEVKLPSIFTDNMVLQQKADCAVWGWAKAGSTITVSPSWGKQKYTAKTDAAGKWKLKVNTPAASYTPYQLSVSGDGPAIQLKNVLIGEVWLCGGQSNMEMPLKGFKGQPVLGSNEAILHSKNDQLRLYTVPRSSVTEPQDNSKPSPWRVAEPEAVSNFSATAYYFGRLLQEQLHVPVGLVHCSYSGSFIEAWMDPATLREFAGVKIPAKGDTIKLVSRTATTLYNGMLHPIEGYGIKGAIWYQGESNYDRPDEYEKMFAAMVKQWRTHWGMGDFPFYYAQIAPFDYTRTSKNKGGKYNSAFVRDTQRKLQTQVPNTAMAVLLDIGEETSIHPMRKEPGGTRLALLALAKTYGLKGFGAVSPDYESMQVKGNEVVVRFKDSPNGMTSFGQELTGFEIAGADKKFYPAKASINGSSITVSAEAVKAPVAVRYAFQDFTRATLFSTEGLPVSSFRTDDWAE, from the coding sequence ATGACCCTCAAACCCTTCCTTCTTTCCCTTACCATAGCTTTTCCCGTGGCTTTGCAAGCCGAAGTCAAACTACCTTCCATTTTCACCGACAACATGGTGCTTCAGCAGAAAGCTGACTGCGCGGTATGGGGTTGGGCCAAGGCAGGTAGTACGATTACCGTGAGCCCATCGTGGGGGAAGCAGAAGTACACGGCCAAAACTGACGCGGCGGGCAAGTGGAAGCTGAAGGTGAACACCCCGGCCGCGAGCTACACGCCTTACCAGCTTAGCGTTAGCGGCGACGGACCAGCTATCCAGCTCAAAAATGTGCTTATTGGGGAGGTGTGGTTGTGCGGCGGGCAGTCGAACATGGAAATGCCACTGAAAGGCTTCAAGGGCCAGCCAGTGCTAGGGTCGAATGAGGCCATTTTGCATTCCAAAAACGACCAGCTGCGGCTCTACACCGTGCCGCGCTCGTCGGTGACCGAGCCGCAGGACAACAGCAAGCCCTCGCCCTGGCGCGTGGCCGAACCTGAGGCGGTGAGCAACTTCAGCGCCACGGCTTACTACTTTGGGCGCTTGCTGCAAGAGCAACTGCACGTGCCGGTGGGGCTGGTGCATTGCAGCTACAGTGGCTCCTTCATTGAAGCCTGGATGGACCCGGCCACGCTGCGCGAGTTTGCGGGCGTGAAGATTCCGGCCAAGGGCGACACCATCAAGCTGGTGAGCCGCACGGCCACCACGCTCTACAACGGCATGCTGCATCCTATTGAGGGCTATGGGATTAAGGGTGCTATCTGGTACCAGGGTGAGTCTAACTACGACCGCCCCGATGAGTACGAGAAGATGTTTGCCGCCATGGTGAAGCAGTGGCGCACGCACTGGGGCATGGGCGACTTCCCGTTCTACTACGCCCAGATTGCCCCCTTCGATTACACCCGCACCTCCAAGAACAAAGGTGGCAAGTACAACTCGGCCTTTGTTCGCGACACCCAGCGCAAGCTTCAAACCCAAGTACCCAACACTGCCATGGCCGTGCTGCTCGATATAGGCGAAGAAACCAGCATTCACCCCATGCGCAAGGAACCCGGCGGCACCCGCTTGGCTTTGTTGGCGCTGGCTAAAACCTACGGGCTGAAAGGCTTCGGAGCCGTTAGCCCCGACTATGAATCGATGCAGGTGAAAGGCAACGAAGTGGTCGTGCGGTTCAAGGACTCGCCCAATGGCATGACTTCATTCGGGCAGGAGCTTACGGGCTTCGAAATAGCCGGCGCCGACAAGAAGTTTTACCCGGCCAAAGCTAGCATCAACGGCAGCAGCATTACCGTATCGGCGGAGGCCGTGAAGGCTCCCGTGGCGGTTCGCTACGCATTTCAGGACTTCACCCGGGCTACGTTGTTCAGCACGGAAGGCCTACCGGTATCGTCCTTCCGCACAGATGATTGGGCGGAATGA
- a CDS encoding NADH:flavin oxidoreductase, whose amino-acid sequence MSTNALFAPFALKSLQLKNRIVMAPMTRAFSPNGVPGADVAAYYRRRAEGHVGLILSEGTVVERPASSNDPNIPHFYGEQALAGWQHVIDEVHAADGKMGPQLWHMGVMKEHHSGWKPSEAFEGPSGLLKPGETNGKAMSENDITDTIAAFGRAAADAKRLGFDCLELHGAHGYLIDQFFWAGLNQRTDGYGGDALTARSRIAVELVQEVRRQVGEDFVISLRLSQWKQQDYDVKLAHTPQEMEAWLRPLADAGVDIFHCSQRRFWEPEFEHEGSDLNFAGWVKKLTGKTTITVGSVGLSGEFLAGFAGEASEPRSIDELLRRLDRNEFDLVAVGRQLIVDPNWVEKIEQGRSDEMKGYSREALSTLV is encoded by the coding sequence ATGTCAACCAACGCTTTGTTTGCGCCATTTGCGCTAAAATCGCTGCAACTCAAAAACCGGATTGTCATGGCGCCCATGACGCGCGCCTTCTCGCCTAACGGCGTGCCGGGGGCTGATGTAGCCGCCTACTACCGCCGCCGCGCCGAGGGCCACGTTGGCCTGATTCTGTCGGAAGGCACTGTGGTAGAGCGCCCAGCCTCGTCCAACGACCCCAACATCCCGCATTTCTACGGCGAGCAAGCCCTAGCCGGTTGGCAGCACGTTATCGACGAAGTACACGCGGCCGACGGCAAAATGGGGCCGCAACTCTGGCACATGGGTGTCATGAAAGAGCACCACTCTGGCTGGAAACCATCGGAAGCCTTCGAAGGCCCGTCAGGACTGCTCAAGCCCGGCGAAACCAACGGTAAGGCGATGAGCGAAAACGACATCACCGACACCATCGCCGCTTTTGGCCGGGCCGCCGCCGATGCTAAGCGCCTAGGCTTCGACTGCCTGGAGTTGCACGGCGCCCACGGCTACCTCATCGACCAGTTCTTCTGGGCGGGCCTCAACCAACGCACCGACGGTTACGGCGGCGATGCCCTCACTGCTCGCAGCCGCATTGCCGTGGAGCTAGTGCAGGAAGTACGCCGCCAAGTGGGCGAAGACTTCGTCATCAGCCTGCGCCTTTCGCAGTGGAAGCAGCAGGATTACGACGTGAAGCTAGCCCACACGCCTCAAGAAATGGAGGCGTGGCTCCGTCCGCTGGCCGATGCCGGAGTAGATATTTTCCACTGCTCGCAGCGCCGTTTCTGGGAGCCTGAGTTTGAGCACGAAGGTTCGGATTTGAACTTTGCGGGCTGGGTGAAAAAACTCACCGGCAAAACCACCATCACTGTGGGCTCGGTGGGGCTATCGGGCGAATTTTTGGCTGGTTTCGCGGGCGAAGCCTCAGAGCCGCGTTCCATCGATGAGCTGCTGCGCCGTCTCGACCGTAACGAATTCGACCTCGTCGCCGTGGGTCGCCAGCTAATCGTAGACCCTAATTGGGTGGAAAAGATCGAGCAAGGCCGCTCGGACGAAATGAAGGGGTACAGCCGCGAGGCCCTGAGCACGCTGGTGTAG
- a CDS encoding DUF5703 domain-containing protein, giving the protein MRRHVSTILVLLSLLTNFTTQAQNPTTELADCNLAWTTQSKNSGESMPCGGGDIGLNVWVENGEVLFYVARSGTFDENNALLKLGRLRLKLTPNPFAGQSFKQELLLQDGYVKISGSNGPLSAQVNVWVDVFKPVVHLEVNSSQKLTAEASYETWRFEDHVPKGKENNANSYKWAPQGDVRTYQDSARFQSQSVVFYHQNRPQTVFDVVVRQQGLEAVKPQLFNPLQNLILGGALQGTKMVPAGTTNGQYLDTRYKGWKLKSQAPAKSHAITLVLTTAKTGSAAQWQASLQQTSKLANTNLKAAHQKTLAWWHDYWQRSFVFIDPGQKAANTPRWQAGRNYQLFRYMLGCNAFGEYPTKFNGGLFTYDPSRVDSTLKFTPDFRNWGGGTHTAQNQRLVHWPMLKSGDADLMRPQFTFYQQLLRNAELRSETYWHHPGACFTEQLENFGLPNPAEYGWKRPADFDKGMEYNAWLEYEWDTVLEFCLMMLETERYAGQDISTYIPFIESCLTFFDQHYQYLARQRGAKALDGQGHLVLYPSSGAETYKMAYNATSTTAALRTVLTRLLELPANYLTEQKRKDWTAMLSRIPSLNFRTMDGHPMLAPAKLWERVNNTESPQLYPVFPWGLYGLGKAGLDTARNTYLYDADVQKFRSHVGWKQHNIFAARLGLKEEAAELTVKKLQDSGRRFPAFWGPGFDWTPDHNWGGSGMIGLQEMLLQTDGRKIYLLPAWPKEWNVHFKLYAPYQTTVEATVKNGNVQIVNVVPASRRADVVVLE; this is encoded by the coding sequence GTGAGGCGCCACGTCAGCACGATCTTAGTCCTCCTTTCCCTACTAACTAATTTTACCACCCAAGCCCAAAACCCCACCACCGAACTAGCCGACTGCAACCTAGCCTGGACCACTCAAAGCAAGAACAGCGGCGAGTCGATGCCATGCGGGGGCGGCGACATTGGCCTGAATGTATGGGTAGAAAATGGCGAAGTGCTGTTCTACGTAGCGCGCAGTGGCACTTTCGATGAGAACAACGCCCTGCTCAAGCTAGGTCGACTGCGGTTGAAGCTGACGCCTAATCCTTTCGCAGGCCAAAGCTTCAAACAGGAGCTATTGCTGCAAGACGGCTACGTGAAGATCAGCGGCTCTAACGGACCGCTTTCGGCGCAGGTGAACGTGTGGGTGGATGTATTCAAGCCCGTGGTGCACCTGGAAGTAAATAGCAGCCAGAAGCTTACCGCCGAAGCTAGCTACGAAACATGGCGCTTCGAAGATCATGTGCCGAAAGGCAAAGAGAACAACGCCAACTCCTACAAGTGGGCCCCGCAAGGCGACGTTCGGACGTACCAAGACAGCGCCCGGTTTCAGAGCCAAAGCGTGGTGTTCTACCACCAGAACCGTCCGCAGACGGTGTTTGATGTAGTGGTGCGTCAGCAGGGGCTAGAAGCCGTAAAACCGCAGCTCTTCAATCCTTTACAGAATCTAATTTTGGGCGGCGCCTTGCAAGGCACGAAGATGGTGCCCGCCGGTACCACCAATGGGCAATATCTAGATACCCGCTACAAAGGTTGGAAGCTAAAGAGCCAAGCCCCAGCAAAATCGCATGCTATAACGCTGGTACTCACTACCGCCAAAACGGGTAGTGCAGCGCAATGGCAAGCTAGCTTGCAGCAAACCAGCAAGCTAGCAAACACGAACCTCAAAGCTGCTCATCAAAAAACCCTAGCCTGGTGGCACGACTACTGGCAGCGCAGCTTTGTGTTTATCGACCCAGGCCAGAAAGCGGCTAACACACCTAGGTGGCAGGCGGGCCGCAACTACCAGTTATTCCGGTATATGCTGGGTTGCAATGCCTTCGGGGAATATCCGACGAAGTTCAACGGCGGCCTCTTCACCTACGATCCGTCGCGCGTTGATTCTACCCTCAAGTTCACACCCGACTTCCGCAACTGGGGCGGTGGCACCCATACAGCTCAAAACCAGCGCTTGGTGCACTGGCCCATGCTCAAGAGTGGCGACGCGGACCTGATGCGCCCGCAGTTCACCTTCTACCAGCAGCTTCTGCGCAACGCTGAGCTGCGCAGCGAAACCTACTGGCATCACCCCGGCGCCTGCTTCACCGAGCAGCTTGAAAACTTCGGCCTGCCCAATCCAGCTGAATATGGTTGGAAGCGGCCCGCTGATTTCGATAAGGGCATGGAGTACAACGCTTGGCTCGAATATGAGTGGGACACCGTGCTGGAGTTCTGCCTGATGATGCTGGAAACTGAGCGCTACGCCGGCCAGGATATTTCCACTTACATTCCCTTTATCGAGAGCTGCTTAACGTTCTTCGACCAGCACTACCAATACCTAGCCCGCCAGCGCGGCGCCAAAGCTCTCGATGGCCAGGGCCACCTAGTTCTCTATCCTAGCTCTGGGGCCGAGACGTACAAGATGGCTTATAATGCTACCTCTACCACTGCGGCGCTTCGTACGGTGCTGACGCGGTTGTTGGAGCTGCCTGCGAACTACTTAACGGAACAAAAACGCAAAGATTGGACGGCCATGCTCAGCCGGATTCCCTCGCTCAACTTCCGGACCATGGACGGCCATCCGATGCTAGCTCCGGCTAAGCTGTGGGAGCGGGTAAACAATACGGAAAGTCCGCAGCTCTACCCGGTTTTTCCCTGGGGCTTGTACGGCCTGGGCAAAGCCGGCCTCGACACGGCTCGCAACACGTATTTGTATGATGCTGACGTGCAGAAGTTTCGTAGCCATGTGGGTTGGAAGCAACACAACATATTCGCCGCGAGACTAGGTCTAAAAGAGGAAGCTGCCGAGCTGACGGTAAAGAAGCTGCAAGACTCCGGCCGGCGCTTCCCCGCCTTTTGGGGCCCCGGTTTCGACTGGACGCCCGACCACAACTGGGGTGGTTCCGGCATGATCGGCCTGCAAGAAATGCTGCTGCAAACCGACGGTCGCAAAATCTACCTGCTCCCCGCCTGGCCGAAGGAGTGGAACGTACATTTCAAGCTTTACGCCCCGTACCAAACTACTGTGGAAGCCACGGTGAAGAACGGTAACGTACAGATAGTGAACGTAGTACCAGCATCGCGGCGGGCGGATGTGGTCGTATTGGAATAG
- a CDS encoding glycoside hydrolase family 127 protein yields MNISIKQLGTSLFALLLAAHGLSAQDKGLVNTSASKYAKLGTVDLGSVTWTQGFWADRFKVCQESMIPTMWKLYKDPVRNHSFRNFEIAAGLEKGEHKGPPFHDGDFYKLFEAVASAYATTHDPKLDQMMDEVIPVIAKCQRADGYLNTQATIAAINSGKNTAFQDRLNFESYNLGHLMTAACVHYRATGKTTMLDLARKATDYLYNFYKRSSPELARNAICPSHYMGVVEMYRTTHDPRYLELAKNLIDIRGMAGDIGTDDNQDRVAFRKMTKAGGHAVRANYLFAGVADVYAETGDQSLMSTLNLMWDDVTSHKMYVTGACGALYDGVSPDGTAYKPDTVQKIHQAYGRDYQLPNFTAHGETCANIGNVLWNWRMLLDTGDAKYADVMETALYNSVLSGISLDGTKFLYTNPMAFSDDLPFNQRWSKDRVEYISLSNCCPPNVVRTIAEVNNYLYSTSDKGLWFNFYGGNILATKLKDGSAVKLTQTTNYPWDGNINVTFQEAPAKPTSLFFRIPSWSGPAKLMVNGKTWTSALTPGQYAEVNRQWKAGDKIELVLPMQAQLVEANPLVEETRNQVAVKRGPVVYCLESTDFLKDRKISSLAIPASSALTAKRLQIANSDIMVLEGKGKLTPEQWSANQLYRPITDQKLTTVPLKLIPYYAWGNRGHAEMEVWIPLSR; encoded by the coding sequence ATGAACATATCCATCAAACAGCTAGGCACTTCGCTCTTCGCCCTACTACTGGCTGCCCATGGCCTATCTGCGCAAGACAAGGGCCTCGTGAATACCTCGGCCAGCAAATACGCCAAGCTCGGCACCGTGGACCTAGGTAGCGTAACCTGGACTCAAGGTTTCTGGGCCGACCGCTTCAAGGTGTGTCAGGAATCGATGATTCCGACCATGTGGAAGCTCTACAAAGACCCGGTCCGCAACCACTCCTTCCGCAACTTCGAAATTGCGGCCGGGCTGGAGAAAGGCGAGCACAAAGGCCCGCCCTTCCACGACGGCGACTTCTACAAGCTATTTGAAGCCGTGGCCTCGGCCTATGCCACCACTCACGATCCGAAGCTAGATCAGATGATGGACGAGGTCATTCCGGTGATTGCCAAGTGCCAACGCGCTGATGGCTACCTGAATACTCAGGCGACCATCGCCGCCATCAACAGCGGAAAAAACACCGCGTTTCAGGACCGGCTGAACTTCGAGAGCTACAACCTAGGTCACTTGATGACGGCCGCTTGCGTGCACTATCGCGCGACCGGCAAAACCACCATGCTCGACCTGGCTCGCAAAGCCACCGACTACCTCTATAACTTCTACAAACGGTCGTCGCCGGAACTGGCGCGCAACGCCATTTGCCCCTCGCACTACATGGGCGTGGTGGAGATGTACCGCACCACCCACGACCCTCGGTATCTGGAGCTTGCCAAAAACCTGATCGACATTCGGGGCATGGCGGGGGATATTGGCACCGACGACAACCAGGACCGGGTTGCGTTCCGCAAAATGACCAAGGCCGGCGGCCACGCAGTACGTGCCAACTACCTCTTCGCCGGGGTGGCCGACGTGTACGCCGAAACCGGCGACCAGTCCTTGATGTCGACCCTAAACCTGATGTGGGACGACGTGACTAGCCACAAAATGTACGTAACTGGCGCGTGCGGCGCCCTCTACGACGGTGTGTCGCCCGACGGCACCGCCTACAAGCCCGACACCGTACAGAAAATTCATCAAGCCTACGGTCGCGACTACCAGCTTCCTAACTTCACCGCCCACGGCGAGACCTGCGCCAACATTGGCAACGTGCTCTGGAACTGGCGCATGCTGCTCGACACCGGCGACGCTAAATACGCCGACGTAATGGAAACGGCCCTGTACAATAGCGTGCTCTCCGGCATCAGCCTCGACGGCACCAAGTTCCTGTACACCAACCCCATGGCGTTTTCCGACGACCTGCCCTTCAACCAGCGCTGGTCGAAGGATCGGGTGGAGTACATCAGCCTTTCCAACTGCTGCCCGCCCAACGTGGTGCGTACCATTGCGGAGGTGAACAACTACCTCTACAGCACGTCGGATAAAGGCTTGTGGTTCAACTTTTACGGCGGCAACATTCTGGCTACCAAGCTCAAAGATGGCTCGGCGGTGAAGCTCACCCAAACGACCAACTATCCCTGGGATGGCAACATCAACGTTACCTTCCAGGAAGCACCTGCTAAGCCGACCTCATTGTTCTTCCGCATTCCAAGCTGGAGCGGCCCGGCGAAGCTCATGGTGAATGGCAAGACCTGGACCTCTGCCCTCACACCTGGACAGTACGCCGAAGTCAACCGCCAGTGGAAAGCCGGTGACAAGATTGAATTGGTGCTACCCATGCAGGCGCAACTGGTAGAGGCCAACCCGCTCGTAGAAGAAACCCGCAATCAAGTGGCGGTGAAGCGCGGCCCAGTAGTTTACTGCCTCGAATCGACGGACTTCTTGAAGGACAGAAAAATCAGCAGCCTGGCTATTCCCGCTAGCTCTGCCTTGACGGCTAAGCGCTTGCAGATTGCCAATAGCGACATTATGGTCTTGGAAGGCAAAGGCAAGCTCACGCCTGAGCAGTGGTCCGCTAACCAACTCTACCGCCCCATCACGGACCAGAAGCTAACCACGGTGCCGCTCAAGCTCATCCCCTACTATGCCTGGGGCAATCGCGGCCACGCCGAAATGGAAGTCTGGATTCCGTTGAGCCGGTAA
- a CDS encoding glycosyl hydrolase, whose amino-acid sequence MKPQGGSKILRHGLLAAFTYVVAASPLQAQQAPAAATDLKTIFQNPPESAKPWVFWYWMNAAVSREGITADLEAMREAGIGGAYLMPINGAANPPAISPPAEQLTPQWWQMVRHAMQEADRLGVKLAMHVSDGFALAGGPWITPELSMQKVVFSQAQATGGRRYSQVLPQPQATKGYYRDIAVYAYPTPAGGTASTYTTKPQVTTNATGDDANAALLAEAGNKKGFQSGAPCWIQYAFAKPFTCRSIRIRSKGYNYQANRLLVEASDDGQQFRPVGRLQAPRSGWQDSSAVTHAIVPTTARYFRFVYNPEGSEPGAEDLDAAKWKQSLKVTEIRLSEEARINQYEGKNGEVWRVSQRTTAKQVPDNLCVPLAKMVNLTSKLGADGRLTWDVPPGHWTILRVGHTSTGAVNTTGGGARGLECDKFNPEAVTLQFNSWFGEAIKQAGPDLASRVLKIFHVDSWECGSQNWSTNFAAEFQKRRGYDPLPYLPAMAGVPVQSADVSERFLFDVRQTIAELVNDRFYATLADLAHAKGCTFTAEAVAPTMVSDGLLHYKNVDVPMGEFWFRSPTHDKPNDMLDAISGAHIYGKNIVQAEAFTELGVAGMAWDEHPALVKTLQDRHYALGVNRLVNHVFVHNPWLDRKPGMTLSNIGLFFQRDQTWWKPGRAWVDYTRRCQALLQLGRPVVDVAVFTGEETPRRAILPDRLVPDLPGIFGPEVVASEKKRLENKGLPMRQMPYKVNFTANLTDAESWVDPLQGYAYDSFNKDALLNLAQVRNGRVELPGGASYGVLVVPGSQAMSPDSTSMSPEVASKLLALAKAGATVLLDKKPSRSPELRGYPTADQEVQQLTSNLQQLAFQNTSGSASPLSDSAHKADAGLGGKARRQNGPNATPSIVASQGRVIKGPFTANSFQSLGLERDVVATNTDGQRANKIAWTHRTDPQFDIYFISNQLDSARTIDLSLRVAGRVPELWDPVTGETHLASDWQVEQGRTRLPLRLDRSGSVFVVFRQATSEQASHTGKNWLETAPAQSLTGAWQVSFDPKSHGSSQPVAFQELTDWSKNADALIKHYSGTATYTKTFTWKPSQAKQKRVYLELGQVANLAEVRVNGQSCGIAWTAPYRVDITQALKKGKNQLSIDVTNTWANRIVGDRALPKDQQVTQTTAAYNFPDKPLLPAGLLGPVTISTAPERK is encoded by the coding sequence ATGAAACCACAAGGCGGCTCGAAGATTCTGCGACACGGTTTGCTAGCCGCCTTTACTTATGTAGTGGCGGCTAGCCCGTTGCAAGCCCAACAAGCGCCAGCAGCGGCTACTGATTTGAAAACCATCTTCCAAAACCCACCCGAATCGGCGAAGCCGTGGGTGTTTTGGTATTGGATGAACGCTGCTGTGAGCCGCGAAGGAATCACCGCCGACCTAGAGGCCATGCGGGAAGCCGGCATTGGTGGGGCGTACCTCATGCCGATCAACGGTGCGGCCAATCCGCCTGCCATCAGTCCACCAGCCGAGCAGCTGACGCCCCAGTGGTGGCAGATGGTGCGCCACGCCATGCAGGAAGCCGACCGCCTAGGCGTGAAGCTAGCCATGCACGTGAGTGACGGGTTTGCGCTGGCCGGTGGCCCCTGGATTACGCCGGAGCTATCGATGCAAAAGGTGGTGTTTTCCCAAGCGCAAGCCACCGGTGGGCGGCGCTACAGCCAAGTATTGCCGCAGCCGCAAGCCACTAAGGGCTATTACCGCGACATTGCCGTGTACGCCTACCCCACGCCCGCGGGCGGTACGGCTTCTACCTACACCACCAAGCCCCAGGTGACCACCAACGCCACCGGCGACGATGCAAATGCCGCCTTACTCGCTGAGGCGGGCAACAAGAAAGGCTTCCAGAGCGGCGCGCCGTGCTGGATTCAGTACGCGTTTGCCAAGCCGTTCACCTGCCGCTCCATCCGGATTCGCTCGAAGGGTTATAACTACCAGGCCAACCGCCTCCTCGTAGAAGCCAGCGACGATGGGCAACAGTTCCGGCCGGTGGGCCGGTTGCAGGCACCGCGCAGCGGCTGGCAGGATAGCAGCGCCGTGACCCACGCCATCGTGCCGACCACCGCCCGCTACTTCCGCTTCGTCTATAACCCCGAAGGCTCGGAGCCCGGCGCCGAAGACCTCGACGCGGCCAAGTGGAAACAGTCGCTGAAAGTCACCGAAATCCGGCTTTCGGAAGAAGCGCGCATCAACCAGTACGAAGGCAAAAACGGCGAAGTGTGGCGCGTAAGTCAGCGCACAACGGCTAAGCAAGTGCCCGATAACCTGTGCGTGCCGTTGGCCAAAATGGTGAACCTAACCAGCAAGCTAGGTGCCGATGGTCGGCTGACGTGGGACGTGCCGCCCGGCCACTGGACCATCTTGCGAGTGGGCCACACGTCCACGGGCGCCGTCAACACGACCGGCGGTGGCGCGCGCGGTTTAGAGTGCGACAAGTTCAACCCCGAAGCTGTTACCCTTCAGTTCAATAGCTGGTTTGGCGAGGCCATCAAGCAAGCCGGGCCAGACCTAGCTTCGCGGGTGCTGAAAATATTTCACGTCGACAGTTGGGAGTGCGGTAGCCAGAACTGGTCGACGAACTTCGCGGCAGAGTTCCAGAAGCGCCGCGGCTACGACCCGCTGCCGTATCTGCCGGCCATGGCGGGCGTGCCGGTGCAGAGCGCCGACGTATCGGAGCGGTTCTTATTTGATGTGCGCCAGACCATTGCGGAGCTGGTGAATGATAGGTTCTACGCCACGTTGGCTGACCTAGCCCACGCCAAAGGTTGCACTTTCACGGCCGAAGCGGTAGCGCCTACCATGGTCAGCGACGGCCTGCTACACTACAAGAACGTGGACGTGCCCATGGGCGAGTTCTGGTTTCGCAGCCCCACCCACGACAAGCCCAACGACATGCTCGACGCCATTTCGGGGGCGCACATTTACGGCAAGAACATCGTGCAGGCGGAGGCCTTCACCGAGCTAGGCGTAGCGGGCATGGCCTGGGACGAACACCCCGCCTTGGTAAAAACGCTCCAAGACCGGCACTATGCCCTAGGTGTGAACCGCTTAGTGAACCACGTTTTCGTGCACAACCCCTGGCTCGACCGCAAACCGGGCATGACGCTGAGCAATATCGGCCTGTTTTTCCAGCGCGACCAAACCTGGTGGAAGCCCGGCCGCGCCTGGGTCGACTACACGCGCCGCTGCCAGGCCCTGCTCCAACTAGGTCGCCCTGTCGTCGATGTAGCAGTGTTTACGGGAGAAGAAACCCCGCGCCGCGCCATCCTCCCCGACCGCCTCGTGCCCGACCTCCCAGGAATCTTCGGCCCGGAAGTAGTTGCCAGCGAGAAGAAGCGCCTGGAAAACAAAGGTTTGCCGATGCGCCAGATGCCCTACAAAGTCAACTTCACGGCCAACCTCACGGATGCCGAATCGTGGGTTGACCCACTGCAAGGCTACGCCTATGACTCCTTCAACAAAGACGCGCTGTTGAACCTAGCCCAGGTGCGCAACGGCCGGGTGGAGCTGCCCGGTGGCGCCAGCTATGGCGTGCTTGTGGTGCCCGGCAGCCAAGCCATGTCGCCCGACAGCACTTCTATGTCGCCGGAAGTGGCGAGCAAGTTACTCGCATTAGCCAAAGCAGGAGCTACAGTATTGCTGGATAAAAAGCCTAGCCGTTCGCCCGAGCTCAGAGGCTACCCAACTGCTGATCAAGAAGTTCAACAGCTCACCAGCAACTTACAACAGCTAGCCTTTCAGAATACGTCCGGCTCCGCTTCTCCTCTCTCGGACTCTGCGCATAAAGCAGATGCGGGGCTGGGGGGTAAGGCCCGCCGCCAGAACGGTCCAAACGCAACACCATCAATTGTTGCCAGTCAAGGCCGAGTAATAAAAGGGCCGTTCACCGCCAATTCCTTCCAAAGCCTAGGGTTGGAGCGCGACGTAGTAGCCACCAACACCGACGGCCAGCGCGCCAACAAGATTGCCTGGACACACCGCACCGATCCGCAGTTCGACATTTACTTCATTTCCAATCAGCTAGATAGCGCCCGCACCATCGACTTGTCGTTGCGCGTAGCGGGGCGTGTGCCCGAGCTATGGGACCCCGTGACGGGCGAAACTCACCTAGCTTCTGACTGGCAAGTGGAGCAAGGCCGCACGCGCCTACCCCTTCGCCTCGACCGAAGTGGGTCGGTATTCGTGGTGTTCCGGCAGGCCACCAGCGAGCAGGCGTCGCACACGGGCAAGAACTGGCTCGAAACCGCACCAGCCCAAAGCCTAACCGGCGCGTGGCAGGTGAGCTTTGACCCAAAGTCGCACGGATCTAGCCAACCAGTTGCGTTTCAAGAACTCACCGATTGGAGCAAGAACGCTGATGCGCTTATCAAGCACTATTCTGGCACAGCCACTTACACCAAAACCTTCACCTGGAAACCCAGCCAAGCCAAGCAGAAGCGGGTGTACCTGGAGCTAGGTCAAGTGGCGAACCTAGCCGAAGTGCGTGTGAACGGCCAGTCCTGCGGCATCGCCTGGACAGCGCCTTACCGCGTCGATATCACACAGGCGCTGAAAAAGGGTAAAAACCAGCTCAGCATCGACGTGACGAACACCTGGGCCAACCGCATCGTGGGCGACCGGGCGCTGCCCAAAGACCAGCAGGTGACGCAAACCACCGCCGCTTACAACTTCCCCGACAAGCCTCTCTTGCCCGCCGGTCTGCTCGGCCCCGTGACCATCAGCACGGCGCCGGAGCGGAAGTAA